The genome window cgagtattatagagagttactgtcaaagtaaaatgtgtaatcacagtgcacagactgccatctttcgacacaggcttaaaacttttgaacctcagttttgacaatttggcccatattcttagcttgatatgtgttaaaagtgtcaaatatttttattaacgccatctagccgagcgttccctaaaggtgtcacgccatcttggccaccatacctttttcattatggttttgaggtacgtttttttcttagactttatctgtctatacagatttaaatatgtctttgttacttcttagactttattaatcacaacttttcatttttgcaaTGAATGACATCAGAAACTACTAAAATTTACCTCAGTTGTAGATCACAATTTAGCaaataatcaaaataatatttaccttATTCATTTTCcaatttacaaaataatttcCATTTCAACATTCGGCATATCCAATTCCTTCATGATCTATATGAATACTTTCTAAACCATTATTTTGCTCCGTACATAATTTTTCAGATTCTTCCTTATTCTGTATTAAATGTTTGATAACAGTTTTCATCTGTTGTAATTTCTTTTTAAACCTTTTATTACTTTTCCATAGTTCGTAGATCCTTCTTTTCCTGTTAGAGGAGATTATTTCTAGTCTTCGTAATTTGTACTTTAGTTTGACGACTTCTTCGGAGTCTGTTGAGTTGATGTCTGCTGGCTGTAGATCGGTTACTGTTTGAGCTCTTGGTTGGCATAtctagaaaaaaattaaaaatagaatgTAAGAACAGCATTctatgttttcttttttttttcatttttctacttatgattttttttactagtAATATGTGTGAAATCTATTATCAAGCTGAAAAAAACACCTTCGCTTTGTAGTCAGAGCTTGTTccttttgtaaaatacctacaagTCTGTAGCATACCTTTACCAAACCTCAACAGACAATTAAgacaaaaagcaaaaaaaaagtaaaaattaaaattaaaaatttgaacctTTTTACTTATTAACTAGTCATAAAAACTGGGTCTTATCATATTACAACCAGTCTGGCGTAGTtagcagtgaccctgcctactaagCCGCGGACCTGtcggtatgggcatttatttgtatgatgaatacagatgtttgttcctgagtcatgggtgttttcaatatacatacatatgtatttatctatttaagtatgtatatggtcgcctagcacccgtagtacaagctttgcttttggagctaggttgatttgtgtaaggtgtccccaaatatttattattaggcACATATAGAACTCtagtaataatgtaaaataaataaatatttttgatgtttgatttttttctttttgaaaTATGGAAAATATTGCCAAAATTATGCCGCAATCAGGGTAATCCCCTGATCAACAACAAATACAACAACACTTTGATGTGAAAGTAAAAAACAAAAGGGCACAAGTGTACAACTCAGActagcaaaggggagtgtacaagtttctaatggggtggcaacgcgcatgtgacactgtttgagttgcaggcgtccataggttacggtgaccgctttacatcaggcggaccgtatacttgtttgccaccgacgtagtataaaaaaagactAACTCCaatataaagaataaaaaatatattcttaCGGAGATATTGATAACCGGCACAGCTTCAACTGACAGCCGACGTAGCCCGGAGTCAGTCACATAGAAGTCCTTTACATCAAAATGTTCTGAACACACAGCGCTCGACGCCGTTGACGACCAGTTCTCCCGGTCCACCGCCACTTCCCATTGCCGACGACGCTTTTTATCACGTGGAAACCTGATGGACAACAGACAGCTATTAAGAGTGTATGCAGATTAAACTTGAAAAAATTATGGAAATGAGCTGTTTATAGTAACAACAGAAAAGCAGAATACATTCAAAATCATTTAAAAGTCCCGAAATAGTCAGAATTGTAAGAATACTGCAATTTTTCTACAGTTGTTTACAAATTTACATCTTCTAAATTGTTACCTGTGAAATGTTATCCCGTTGGTGTGTTTTGTAATTTTGACTGAAGTGTTTTTGCAGCTGGCTACTGCGCAGCTTACCATTTTACAATAgttaataattgtaatttagtaagtatatttttaattaaagaaaacTAAACTATAAAAGCTCTCcaagtttgttttattttgcttcGAGAAATGTCAAAATTGACATAAACATTTCATCTATACGAAGAGATACAGGAGACTGAATGTTGAGCGTTTCTCTTTGTTTTGCATAAGCGCAAAACGCCATAAAAGAAAAAGTCAAATATTTTTGATGCCCTTTTAATTCAGACGGGTTACGCTTGCGTTTAGATACTGCAATGGAGAATTCcatctgtaaaaaaaataattgaaaagtgttattattatttttttattatcattTTCATTTCGGCAACTTTTATAAAACTCGTTCTTATTTATTTGAAaccaacaaaaaaaatagtgaaatcaaTACATTTGTTACAGATTTGTTACTTCCAATCAACTTCCAATACTAAATTAGTGTTGTGCTAAAAATTAccggttttctttttaaatttagTAATCAACATCATAAAAATTGTAAAGTAACTGTGAAAAATTATTAGTTTTGCAAACTTCGGTTTTCTCTGTTACCTATGTGACATAGCCCTGTATTTCGACGAAAATAGGAATATTCAAAAACCATAAAAAGACAATCAaggaaattgtttttttttttaagttttgtgtaaggttaataataataatcgtcaAAAGTTCTTAGAATTTGAGATTTTAAATACTGTCGACTCTTTTTATTTCAAACTTAGAATAGTTCGAACCTCTCTATCATTCGAATTAGTTATAACGAGTTCCCTAGTAAAATCTGCATTGCGAATATTTGTTTGTCGagtagtaggtatttaatattttttacttgTATTAAGCATGTCATGaatatatttgttattttgatTGTATGTTAGTTAAACAGCTAAAATTTATCTATGACTTTCTATAAGTCATTAAACATAAAAGTTCGTGTTTGTTCGTATTTAATAATATTCTAGATAATTCATTccttttacaaaaaaattataggaACTTTTTTACGACTACAAATAAAGGAGTTTAAAAAATACTGCCCCGTAAAACACTTATCTAGTAAAGTCATTATAATAAGGTATCATTACATCAACCCTGCTGTGTTATTCAAAAGCTAATTGCACTGAGCTGTCCGCCTCACTCCGTTCGAACGTTTGACggcttcattatttttttagggTAGTCGCCCCGCGTGTGATCGCCCCGCCCACATTTCGCGACCGCTATAGAGACATCGAAATTGAAGGTTTGGAATTCAgtaaaaatacattataaacTAAGTTATCATAGTGATGTAGACCGAATTCATCGACGTCGATAAcggaaaaatatttattcaaaatgaTGAAATAAACTGTAACATGTTTATCATTTATCTTAAATAAATGTAacatataaacaatgtatgaatTTTCTTTTTGATTTTCTTTGATCGGAATATTTTATTCAACTCAGAAGGTACCTAGTTATATTTgctgtgtatatatatatatatatatatatatatatagtaaagACACAACATGTTGCcaaacttatatatatatatatatatatatatatataagtttgGCAACATGTTGTGTCTTTACTTATGCCAACCTTTgctaaaatatacctactaatCACTTTAGAAACAGCATTGTATTGCAATTTATGTAATactacctatatatatatatatctttgATTTCCACTCCACTGTTTTAATATCTGTGTCTACTAAGAGTACTAAGCTATTTCGTCGaaaaaaaacagataagtatttattgttttaataaaacatgaaaatggGGTTCTCAATAATTGAAAATGATACCTACACGCTACACCGTGATTGCTTGACTCTTTCGGTAGAAGGCTAGAGAACCGGGGTGAATATATAAATGAGACTGGAAATATTTTTCTGTCACTTTTCGTGTGACTTTTTTCCAAACCAGTTCGCTATGATAAAGGAATTTCTTGAAAATTTAGAGAATCCAAAAATACCACTTTTTGGTCCAAACTATtggcttttaaataaaatcGGGCTGCTGCTTCCCAAAAACTGGATGGACAGAATttggaaaataataatacacgAGATTGTAACGTTTTTCGTACTCACCCAATACATGGAACTCTATGTAATTAGATCAGACTTGGACCTCGTCTTGACAAATTTGAAGATTTCTATGTTAAGCATCGTTTGTGTAATCAAAGCAAATACATTTGTATTTTGGCAAGGAAATTGGCGTCAAGTCATTGACTACATAACTGAAGCTGATAAGTTCGAAAGGGATAATCAGGATGAAGCTAAAGGAAATATAATCAACACATACACAAGATATTGTCGTCGTGTAACTTATTTCTACTGGGTGTTGGTATTTACCACTTTCATTACTACTATTACTACACCATTAATGAAGTATTGTTCATCTGAGAATTTTCGAGAAGGTTTCCACAACGGAACTGAACCATTTCCACATATATTCAGCTCATGGATGCCTTTTGATAAAGAAAACTCCCCAGGGTGCTGGATTACTGTTTTGTGGCATACCGGGCTATGTGCCTACGGGGCAACTATAATGGCTGCATATGACACTAGTGTTATGGtgatattggtgtattttggaGGAAAATTAGATCTTCTTCGTATACGATGTAGAGAGATGCTCGGCACACAAGGAAAAGGAATAAGTGACGAAACTGCAGAAAAGGTGGTCCGACAACTCCATCAAATCCACGTTATACTTCTGAAGTAAGTTTACCCTTTTTTGCTTAGCTAATAATTTAATCGTACTCTGGAAGAACATGTCTAGTCAGTTACATAGATAATTTTATCTCAAAATAGAGCTAATAAATGAACTATGTATAACTACCACTGTTTAATATAGTTACAAAAATTAATGCGCAGGTTGCGTAAGCAAGCGTATGCTTAGGCTTTAGCTGATTGTAATCAgaggggcgatttttgaatttcgcatacgggattttgtcactaaaataccggttaaaTAAGACTGTttgtggacagttgcgaaattgtatgggaatccgtgcactcgatctgatttcataagattatgattttttaggattatgaaatttaagactgtctgttgccggcctaaggcttcccacagacagtcttaaaaattcataatcttaaaaaaaacttgtatgcaatctgacagttcaaactgacactgacaagacactgacagatctgtcagtgtcaatttgcatacaatttttttttaagattatgaatttttaagactgtctgtgggaagcctaagtCTGGCAATATGTTTTGGTACTACTTATGCCAATCTTTGCAGAAAAATACTAATCAGTTTAGAAACAGCATCGTATTTCGTATTGCAATTTATGTAATTATCACCCAACGAGTTACACAATGTTACTATATAATCGTTGTTTCGATGTTTCTatattcgacgaccggtctggcctagcgcgtaatgaccctgcctgataagccgcggtcccaggttcgaatcctggtaagggcatttatttgcgttatggacacagatatttgttcctgagtcatggatgtttaaaTAATATCTTATCGTATTACAACCAGTCTGGCGTAGTTAGCAGTGACGCTGCCTTCTAAGCCGCAGTCCTGCCGGTatgagcatttatttgtatgatgaataCAGATATCTGTGTAACGCGTaccccaatatatttatatttatgtcttTGATCTCCACTCCACTGTTTTAATTTGATTGGCACGTCTTCTTTACAAAACTATTGTGATATCAATTTAATGTCTACTAACCTGTTAAGTCGAcaaaaaaacagataagtaagtatttattgttttaataaaaCATGTAAATCGGTTTCGCAATAGTTGAAAATGTTATGTAGACACTGCAACGTCATTGCTTGACTTACGTCGATAGAAGGCTAGAGAAGCGGGGTGAATGTATAAATGAGACTGGAAATATATTTCTGTGTCACTTTTCGTAACACCTTTCTCGAAACCAATTCGCTATGATCAAGGAATTTCTTGAAAGTTTAGAGGATCCAAAAATACCACTTTTTGGTCCAAACTATtggcttttaaataaaatcGGGCTGCTGCTTCCCAAAAACTGGATGAACAGAATttggaaaataataatacacgAGATTGTAACGTTTTTCGTACTCACCCAATACATGGAACTCTATGTAATTAGATCAGACTTGGACCTCGTCTTGACAAATTTGAAGATTTCTATGTTAAGCATCGTTTGTGTAATCAAAGCAAATACATTTGTATTTTGGCAAGGAAATTGGCGTCAAGTCATTGACTACATAACTGAAGCTGATAAGTTCGAAAGGGATAATCAGGATGAAGCTAAAGGAAATATAATCAACACATACACAAGATATTGTCGTCGTGTAACTTATTTCTACTGGGTGTTGGTATTTACCACTTTCATTACTACTATTACTACACCATTAATGAAGTATTGTTCATCTGAGAATTTTCGAGAAGGTTTCCACAACGGAACTGAACCATTTCCACACATATTCAGCTCATGGATGCCTTTTGATAAAGAAAACTCCCCAGGGTGCTGGATTACTGTTTTGTGGCATACCGGGCTATGTGCCTACGGGGCAACTATAATGGCTGCATATGACACTAGTGTTATGGtgatattggtgtattttggaGGAAAATTAGATCTTCTTCGTATACGATGTAGAGAGATGCTCGGCACACAAGGAAAAGGAATAAGTGACGAAACTGCAGAAAAGGTGGTCCGACAACTCCATCAAATCCACGTTCTACTTCTGAAGTTAGTTTACCCTTTCTTGCATAGCTAATAATTAGCTAATAATAAGAAGATATCTAGTTATTTTTTTGGGAATTTCATCTCAAACCACTGCTACCATTGTATAACTaatacagtttaaaaaaataacgtgTTGTCGCTTAACCTCACGTAGGCTTAGGCTCTCGCAGATTATTCTAATAGAATAGACCTAGCCCTAAATTAAGCATAGATAGGTGACGATCTGACGATATACAtaacaaatacatatacatatacatggaaaacaaTCATGATTCAGGTGTATCTGTGTTGATCAcactaatcaattattttactgggattcgaaccgactaggccagaccggtcgtcaaatttaaGACTAATGAAATCGCACATATATTGTATGTTCTTTCTGTGTACCCCTCTTatgatataatttattataaaaatccctttataaacattacaacataCTCCATTACTAGAAAGTTAGGTTTTTTATGCTGTTATCGGCCCTGAAACGCtttaatgaattttatttaccatgCCTTGCTTTAGCCATAGTATCAATATGTAATctaatacatataaaaaaaattgttttccaAATCCCAAAtccgtttatttatttaataaagatCTTCAACActtttacaatataattatatctaACAAATTAGgatatacataggtattttatagATGTTATATGAGAATACGTTTTATGTGTATGTGTATATTTACGATTTACTTATTCTTATACGCCTCCTCCTTTTATTTTTCCCCACGTTTCTGTTTAATTCTATGTCTGGTCAACCCAGCTCCAGCTACTCAAAACTTAGTCCGAGTTATCCCGCAATCGCTGATATGGTCTGTTGATCCCCCGGTTTCACCCGTGGGACTCCTAATCCGCTCCTAATACTCTTTTTAATAAAgcgtaaattaaatattaaatgtttattaaaacACTATCGAAATGTGACAGTCATCATAGTTCATCATACACACAGTTATTTATATTCACATTGTTTAGCATGTCGTCCTTGTGACAATACTTGTATAGCATAATTGTCTCAACGCTGATAATTTAGAATTTACTAAAGAGAGGTGTAATGCTATTTgaagtattttaaaatttaaactacACTGAACTGCTTTGCATGTCCTTCCGAAATGTGAAGATTATGAAGCGCCGACGgtatggtatgaaatattttttccgtATCTTCGTAGCTGCGATGCACTATGCGATGAATACCGGCTACGTAATAAACTCGTACAGTACTAAAatgccggtaagggcatttatttgtgtgatcagCACAGATActtgtatatttgtatattataccttatatatcgttgtttgagtactcacaatacaagccttcttgagcttaccgtgggacagtcaacctgtgtaagaagtcctataatattcattgaataattattaatttattttatttaatactaatatatacatacttctAATAGAACTTTATGTGCCTGCAGCGCGCAAAGTTGGGAACTGAActtaaaatcttaaattatttcCGTCTATCCCATCATTAGCCTAAATCTCTTGCAATCTCCTTAGTTAACCTAGGAAAGCCCTTGATAAATTTAATGCAGCAGAGGATCATTGCTCTCTCATCGTAAATGTTTGACTAAACATAGGACTCTTGATATAAATTGTAATATTaccatttatttacatgaacacaTAATAGAAACTCATACTAAGCATAAGATTGAATAGCTATCTTACATCTAAAATAGGCTCTTGAGGCAGTTTAGACCAAGGATACTGGCAACATTTCCTTGCAGTGTCTCAATGCTCTTGCGGGGAAGTCACCAGCTTATTGGTCAGCAGTTACATCAACCAAACGCTTCGTGATTATTGTAAAAACTTGTACGCTCCGTCTGGCAATATTACTTACCTATGTTATTTTATATACCTTGCTCCTTGTTTGCTTTCAAGTATGTATCTTAAAAAAGTGGATGACACCCAACTAAACAAAACATTTATGGTGAGATCGTCACTATTCCCAGCAGCATGTGTCAACAAGTGTTTCAAAGTCCGAAACAGGTACCTGTAAGAGTAGCATTAAATACGACTCGTATTTTAGATATCGCAATTGTGACTTGTTTCAGACTAGCGTATGTTTTGCGCTTTTATATGTTCCTTTCGCTGTTACATTACAGCTACCTACAAGCTTAAAGGCGCTTTAGGTTTCCCCACATTTGATATTTGTGCTCGCTTATGCGTAGGCACGTTCTTTTGAAATGCTAGTCTAAAAATCGCTGTAAGGAATAGTTTATTTTTCCtttttaaaatgtaggtatctaGTTAAGATTTTTCGGCTACTTaagaaaataattctataataataataattttcccATCTGACCAAattatattacataatatacCTTCAAAGTTCAAACTCGatacataaaacatatttattttatactctaGAATGTAGTAGCTACTCCGTGAAAAAGATATCGATATTTCTCCCATCAACAATAGCCGCACTACGCTAGCCGCGCTTATTTGAGCGCACTTATCTTCAAACTTCAAAACAATAATTAGGTTACACCCTATATTTTGTCAAGCATGAAACGATACCACTTTTTTCAGGCATTCCAGACTGTTCAACTCAGTCTTCTCACCCGTGATGTTTTGCTATGTCGTCATGTGCTCACTGATGATCTGTGCCAGTGCTTTCCAACTAACCGTTTGTATAACCATTATttagatatatttaaaggataagTAGAAGTAGTAGTAGTTGATTTTATAACAATACTCATTAAAACTCAATTTTTGCAGTCGGCAACAAATGCAACGCAAAAACTTTTGATGGCAGaatatttgatatttggcaTTGCTCAGCTGTTCATGTTTTGTTGGCATAGCAATGATGTTATTTACAAGGTaagatataattaaa of Leguminivora glycinivorella isolate SPB_JAAS2020 chromosome 5, LegGlyc_1.1, whole genome shotgun sequence contains these proteins:
- the LOC125226727 gene encoding THAP domain-containing protein 2-like, whose translation is MVSCAVASCKNTSVKITKHTNGITFHRFPRDKKRRRQWEVAVDRENWSSTASSAVCSEHFDVKDFYVTDSGLRRLSVEAVPVINISICQPRAQTVTDLQPADINSTDSEEVVKLKYKLRRLEIISSNRKRRIYELWKSNKRFKKKLQQMKTVIKHLIQNKEESEKLCTEQNNGLESIHIDHEGIGYAEC
- the LOC125226313 gene encoding uncharacterized protein LOC125226313, whose amino-acid sequence is MIKEFLENLENPKIPLFGPNYWLLNKIGLLLPKNWMDRIWKIIIHEIVTFFVLTQYMELYVIRSDLDLVLTNLKISMLSIVCVIKANTFVFWQGNWRQVIDYITEADKFERDNQDEAKGNIINTYTRYCRRVTYFYWVLVFTTFITTITTPLMKYCSSENFREGFHNGTEPFPHIFSSWMPFDKENSPGCWITVLWHTGLCAYGATIMAAYDTSVMVILVYFGGKLDLLRIRCREMLGTQGKGISDETAEKVVRQLHQIHVILLK